One stretch of Pedobacter riviphilus DNA includes these proteins:
- the hisA gene encoding 1-(5-phosphoribosyl)-5-[(5-phosphoribosylamino)methylideneamino]imidazole-4-carboxamide isomerase produces the protein MYIIPAIDILDGKVVRLREGDYNQKTEYDVSIPEMIEKYRSNGTDFIHIIDLNGAKGDFSNQKALFEIIKKTEMKVQYGGGIRTIEQVTNLLDAGIHRVIVGTQAITNPDFLPQLSEAFAKKDDYANRIVIAIDVLDEVIKYSGWMESSPIKLMDYVDKCLSLGFFRFLCTDISKDGKLGGAAIDLYQKLLEHSPMIKLIASGGVSSMQDIYDLAKYPIRSVVVGKAIYEDRITIEEIKEWNLKALSSI, from the coding sequence ATGTACATAATACCTGCTATTGATATTTTGGACGGAAAAGTTGTCCGTCTTCGTGAAGGCGATTACAACCAAAAAACGGAATATGACGTTTCAATCCCCGAAATGATAGAAAAATACCGTTCAAATGGTACAGATTTCATTCATATTATTGATTTAAACGGAGCCAAAGGTGATTTTAGTAATCAAAAAGCACTTTTTGAGATTATTAAAAAAACCGAAATGAAAGTGCAGTACGGTGGGGGTATCAGAACCATTGAGCAGGTTACCAATTTGCTTGATGCCGGCATCCACCGCGTAATTGTAGGTACACAGGCCATTACCAATCCTGATTTCTTACCTCAATTAAGCGAAGCTTTCGCTAAAAAAGACGATTACGCCAACCGCATTGTAATTGCAATCGATGTTTTGGATGAAGTAATTAAATATTCTGGCTGGATGGAAAGCTCACCAATTAAACTGATGGATTATGTTGACAAATGTCTTTCACTGGGCTTTTTCCGCTTCTTATGCACCGATATCAGCAAAGATGGAAAATTAGGCGGTGCAGCAATAGATTTATACCAAAAACTGCTCGAACACTCTCCTATGATTAAACTGATTGCTTCAGGTGGTGTAAGTTCGATGCAGGATATTTATGACCTAGCTAAATATCCAATTAGAAGTGTGGTGGTTGGAAAAGCAATTTACGAAGACCGCATTACCATCGAAGAAATTAAAGAGTGGAATTTGAAGGCATTGAGTTCAATTTAA
- the hisF gene encoding imidazole glycerol phosphate synthase subunit HisF, whose translation MLSKRIIPCLDVKDGRTVKGVNFVDLRDAGDPVELAAQYAQQGADELVFLDITATHERRKTMIEMVKSVARQLNIPFTIGGGITEIADADALLNAGADKISINSAAVRNPKLIEDLAKTFGVQFVVLAVDTKYVNGKNMVHLNGGRLITELETENWIKQAEDLGAGEILLTSMDHDGTKAGFDCGLFSKVNQMINIPIIASGGAGSMAHFTEVFQKANVDAALAASVFHYGEILIPDLKQELKRNNIPVRI comes from the coding sequence ATGCTTTCAAAAAGAATAATTCCTTGTTTAGATGTAAAAGACGGCCGCACGGTAAAGGGCGTAAACTTTGTTGACTTACGTGATGCTGGTGATCCTGTTGAATTAGCGGCACAATATGCGCAGCAAGGTGCCGACGAATTGGTTTTCCTGGATATTACGGCTACCCACGAGCGTCGTAAAACGATGATTGAAATGGTTAAATCGGTTGCTCGTCAATTAAATATTCCTTTTACCATTGGTGGTGGAATAACAGAAATTGCAGATGCTGATGCGTTATTAAACGCAGGTGCGGATAAAATCAGCATCAATTCGGCAGCAGTTCGGAACCCTAAATTAATAGAAGATCTGGCTAAAACCTTTGGGGTGCAGTTTGTGGTTTTGGCAGTCGACACCAAATATGTAAACGGTAAAAATATGGTCCACCTAAATGGAGGAAGACTAATTACCGAACTTGAAACCGAAAACTGGATTAAACAGGCAGAAGATTTAGGTGCAGGAGAGATTTTGTTAACTTCGATGGACCACGATGGCACCAAAGCAGGTTTTGATTGTGGGTTGTTCAGTAAAGTAAACCAAATGATCAATATCCCGATTATCGCATCAGGCGGAGCGGGTAGTATGGCGCATTTTACTGAAGTTTTTCAAAAAGCCAATGTTGATGCCGCACTTGCAGCTTCGGTATTTCATTACGGTGAAATTTTGATACCAGATTTAAAACAGGAATTGAAAAGAAACAATATTCCTGTTAGAATATAA
- the hisG gene encoding ATP phosphoribosyltransferase, translated as MKTLKIAIQKSGRLNEKSVEILKNCGLSFENYKSSLISTVTNFPLEILFLRDDDIPEYVQDGIADLGIVGENVIVETKAEVDYLQKLGFGKCTLKIAVQATSNIQKLEELNGKAIATSYPVILEKFLREKGIKSDIRIISGSVEIGPGLGLSDAIFDIVSTGGTLKSNGLKPFADVMQSEAVLIGNKSIADNPEVAELLQRIRSVLSAKSNKYVVLNVSKDNLQKVVDLLPGVKSPTVVPLFEPNWVAVHSVIAEEDFWDKINSLKAAGAEGILVMPIEKIIK; from the coding sequence TTGAAAACACTTAAAATCGCTATCCAGAAATCGGGTAGGTTAAACGAAAAATCTGTAGAAATACTTAAAAACTGTGGTTTATCTTTCGAAAACTACAAAAGCTCTCTCATCTCAACCGTTACCAATTTTCCTTTAGAAATTCTTTTCCTTCGGGATGATGATATTCCTGAATATGTGCAGGATGGCATTGCCGATTTGGGTATTGTTGGAGAAAACGTAATTGTAGAAACCAAGGCCGAGGTAGATTATCTTCAAAAATTAGGCTTCGGGAAATGCACCTTAAAAATCGCTGTTCAGGCTACCAGTAATATCCAAAAACTGGAAGAGTTAAATGGCAAAGCGATTGCTACTTCTTACCCGGTAATCCTCGAAAAATTCTTACGGGAAAAAGGTATAAAATCTGATATCAGAATCATTTCCGGATCGGTAGAAATTGGTCCGGGCTTAGGTTTAAGTGATGCCATTTTTGATATCGTATCAACAGGTGGAACATTAAAGAGCAATGGACTAAAACCATTCGCTGATGTAATGCAATCTGAAGCTGTTTTAATCGGAAACAAATCGATAGCTGATAATCCAGAAGTTGCAGAATTACTTCAACGTATCCGCTCTGTACTCAGTGCAAAATCTAACAAATACGTGGTACTAAATGTATCAAAAGATAACCTTCAAAAAGTAGTCGATTTACTTCCAGGAGTAAAAAGTCCAACCGTGGTTCCGCTCTTCGAACCGAACTGGGTGGCTGTTCACTCTGTAATTGCCGAGGAAGATTTCTGGGATAAAATAAACAGTTTAAAAGCAGCAGGTGCCGAAGGTATTTTGGTAATGCCAATCGAGAAAATAATCAAGTAA
- the hisC gene encoding histidinol-phosphate transaminase encodes MDINDLVRENIKNLRPYSTARDEFKGQASVFLDANENSYGSPLPANYNRYPDPLQLDLKDAISKIKGVPIENTFLGNGSDEAIDLLFRAFCNPGKDNVIVLPPTYGMYEVSANINDVEIRKVNLLPNFQLDMEKIAETIDKNTKLIFICSPNNPTGNSINREDIETILANFNGIVVVDEAYINYARQKTFIQELTEYGNLVVLQTFSKAWGLAALRLGMAFSSTKVIDVLNKIKPPYNINQATQDLAFEALKNIAQVNDWIKESVAERDRLSKALTALNIVKKVYPSDANFILTEVTDALKIYDTLVDQGIIVRDRSKVTLCEGCLRITVGTKEENDKLLTVLENF; translated from the coding sequence ATGGACATTAACGATTTAGTAAGAGAAAATATAAAAAACCTTCGCCCCTACTCTACCGCAAGGGACGAATTTAAAGGTCAGGCATCTGTTTTTTTGGATGCAAATGAGAACAGTTATGGCTCGCCATTGCCGGCAAATTATAACCGTTATCCTGATCCATTGCAACTCGATTTAAAAGATGCAATCAGTAAAATAAAAGGTGTACCGATTGAGAATACTTTTTTAGGAAACGGTAGCGATGAAGCGATTGATTTATTATTTCGCGCATTCTGTAATCCTGGAAAAGACAACGTAATTGTGCTGCCACCAACCTATGGCATGTATGAAGTTTCGGCGAATATAAATGATGTAGAAATACGCAAAGTTAACCTGCTTCCGAACTTCCAATTGGACATGGAAAAGATCGCAGAAACGATTGATAAAAACACGAAATTAATCTTCATCTGTTCGCCAAATAATCCGACCGGAAATTCAATAAACCGTGAAGATATTGAAACCATTTTAGCCAACTTTAATGGCATCGTTGTAGTAGATGAAGCCTATATTAATTACGCTCGCCAGAAGACCTTTATTCAGGAGTTAACCGAGTACGGAAACCTGGTTGTTTTGCAAACTTTTTCGAAGGCCTGGGGGCTTGCCGCTTTACGTTTAGGCATGGCATTTTCTTCAACAAAAGTGATCGATGTTTTGAACAAAATTAAGCCACCTTACAACATCAATCAGGCGACTCAGGATTTAGCATTTGAAGCCTTAAAAAATATCGCGCAGGTTAACGATTGGATTAAAGAATCTGTTGCAGAAAGAGACCGTTTAAGCAAGGCTTTAACCGCACTAAATATTGTTAAAAAAGTATATCCTTCTGATGCTAATTTTATCCTGACAGAAGTTACCGATGCTTTAAAAATTTACGATACTTTGGTTGATCAGGGCATCATTGTCCGCGACCGTTCTAAAGTAACTTTGTGTGAAGGATGTTTAAGGATTACCGTGGGCACAAAAGAAGAAAACGACAAACTATTAACTGTTCTAGAAAATTTTTAA
- the hisH gene encoding imidazole glycerol phosphate synthase subunit HisH — translation MIGIVNYGAGNIFSLTAALDRLNVTYGMVNSENDLEKYSHIIIPGVGHAGAAMEKLKGTGLVEAIKKLTKPVLGICVGMQLITEHSEEGDAALLNIVPVKTKKFDKSLNIKIPHMGWNAVNPKNNSLFEGVEDNTQFYFVHSYFIEYNPTFDIASADYGLKFSAAVQKDNFFGVQFHPEKSGKAGELVLKNFSNLSL, via the coding sequence ATGATTGGAATAGTAAATTACGGAGCAGGCAATATTTTCTCCCTTACCGCAGCATTAGACCGCTTAAACGTAACCTACGGCATGGTAAACTCCGAAAATGACCTCGAAAAATATAGCCACATCATCATTCCTGGTGTTGGCCATGCAGGTGCCGCCATGGAAAAACTAAAAGGAACAGGGTTAGTTGAAGCCATTAAAAAACTAACAAAACCCGTTCTTGGCATCTGTGTGGGCATGCAGCTCATTACCGAACATTCGGAAGAGGGCGATGCAGCGCTTTTAAATATCGTTCCGGTTAAAACCAAAAAATTCGATAAGTCTCTGAATATCAAAATACCACACATGGGATGGAATGCAGTGAACCCGAAAAACAATTCGCTATTTGAAGGTGTTGAAGATAATACACAATTTTACTTTGTGCATTCGTACTTTATTGAATATAACCCTACTTTTGACATCGCATCTGCTGATTATGGTTTAAAGTTTTCGGCAGCGGTACAAAAAGATAATTTTTTCGGCGTTCAGTTCCACCCCGAAAAATCGGGAAAAGCCGGCGAACTAGTATTAAAAAATTTTTCAAACTTAAGCTTATAA
- the hisB gene encoding bifunctional histidinol-phosphatase/imidazoleglycerol-phosphate dehydratase HisB, which yields MKKVLFIDRDGTLNIEPDDEQVDSFAKLKFYPRSLYYLSKIAAELDYELVMVTNQDGLGTPSNPEENFWPIHNFMLDTFEGEGVHFSEIVIDRTFAKDNAPTRKPGTALLTKYFSKDYDLKNSFVIGDRLNDVVLAKNLGAKAIFLRQNDALGSTEALDKHETLLDVIILETKKWEDIYNLLKAGSRKIHHERKTNETDITINLDLDGTGKVKIETGLNFFDHMLDQIARHGSIDLEVIAKGDLHIDEHHTIEDTGIALGEAFAKGLGNKLGIERYGFCLPMDDCLAQVAIDFGGRNWIVWDAEFKREKVGDMPTEMFYHFFKSFSDAAKCNLNVKAEGDNEHHKIEAIFKAFAKAIKMAIKRDAEKMVLPSTKGLL from the coding sequence ATGAAAAAAGTATTGTTTATAGACCGCGATGGAACGTTAAATATCGAGCCGGATGATGAACAGGTAGATAGTTTTGCAAAGCTTAAATTTTATCCACGCTCATTATATTATTTATCGAAAATTGCAGCTGAACTGGATTACGAACTGGTAATGGTTACCAATCAGGACGGCTTGGGGACACCTTCAAATCCTGAAGAAAATTTCTGGCCGATCCACAATTTTATGCTGGATACTTTTGAAGGCGAAGGTGTTCATTTTAGTGAAATTGTAATTGATAGAACTTTTGCAAAAGACAATGCCCCTACCCGTAAACCCGGCACTGCTTTATTAACAAAGTACTTCAGCAAGGATTATGACCTGAAAAACTCTTTCGTAATCGGCGATCGTTTAAACGATGTGGTTTTGGCTAAAAATTTAGGTGCCAAAGCAATTTTTCTTCGTCAGAATGATGCCTTGGGTTCGACTGAAGCATTGGATAAACACGAAACTTTGTTGGATGTGATTATTCTGGAAACCAAGAAGTGGGAAGATATCTACAACTTGCTCAAAGCAGGAAGCAGAAAAATTCACCACGAACGCAAAACCAACGAAACCGACATTACCATTAACCTTGATCTGGATGGAACCGGAAAAGTCAAAATCGAAACAGGATTAAACTTCTTTGATCATATGCTTGATCAGATTGCCAGACATGGAAGTATAGATTTAGAGGTAATTGCAAAAGGCGACTTACATATAGACGAGCACCACACGATAGAAGATACCGGTATTGCCTTAGGCGAAGCCTTTGCCAAAGGATTAGGCAATAAACTAGGCATTGAAAGGTATGGTTTTTGCTTACCAATGGATGATTGTTTGGCACAGGTTGCCATCGATTTTGGAGGAAGAAACTGGATTGTTTGGGATGCTGAATTTAAACGTGAAAAAGTTGGTGATATGCCTACAGAAATGTTTTACCACTTCTTTAAATCGTTCAGTGATGCCGCAAAATGCAATTTGAACGTAAAAGCAGAAGGTGATAACGAACACCATAAAATTGAAGCTATTTTTAAAGCATTTGCAAAAGCAATTAAAATGGCAATCAAACGCGATGCCGAGAAAATGGTTTTGCCAAGCACAAAGGGGCTATTGTAA
- a CDS encoding L,D-transpeptidase family protein, giving the protein MKKFRFLILPFILFISACGWFKSPPEIGKVLSEHFKNKIYKDFDTVAYDSIFVKTMDSLSGKFVNPKTIKAFYLNHSAEPKLVTQFYINGELDSLVSYLEQSKVHGFNPKIFKGDEIKSLLAELTANKFKKVEESYPLIAKLELLSANAYLNYNNYLKYGVVNPRTIFSRYYIKVKRPDSLGMINLLNSKSLVDTLRSVQPKSAQYKALQTAYLNTDAEDEKRILLLNMERFRWKMPETGDNYVQVNIPDFKLTWFDKSDTVITMKVCVGGKRENGYEEKLKAFAKSGNLDDKPKNHETPLLFSKINSIQANPIWNIPVSIAQSEIYWMARKDPYYLSNSNIKVYYKDKLIGEPDTINWNKYSRDKLPFKFKQGSGGGNALGKFKFIFDNSSSIYLHDTNNKNGFNLTNRAISHGCVRIEKPLQFAELLVNDSYTYDKLRAEVDLPPIDSTHVKWYKKRMAQKADTTKAFQLKPAWFGPKKSVPLIITYITAWSQNDKIEYRPDVYGMDEKLWAAMKKFR; this is encoded by the coding sequence TTGAAAAAGTTTCGCTTTCTAATTCTGCCCTTTATTTTGTTCATTTCTGCCTGTGGATGGTTTAAAAGCCCACCGGAGATCGGAAAAGTATTGTCTGAACATTTCAAGAACAAAATCTACAAAGATTTCGACACTGTAGCTTATGATAGCATTTTTGTGAAAACAATGGACAGTCTTTCGGGCAAGTTCGTTAATCCTAAAACCATAAAAGCTTTTTATTTAAATCATTCTGCTGAACCTAAATTAGTTACGCAGTTTTATATTAATGGGGAATTAGACTCGCTGGTGAGCTATTTAGAGCAAAGTAAGGTGCATGGCTTCAATCCAAAGATTTTTAAAGGCGATGAGATCAAAAGCTTGTTAGCAGAATTAACGGCCAATAAGTTTAAAAAGGTGGAGGAAAGCTATCCTTTAATTGCCAAATTGGAGCTGTTATCTGCAAATGCTTATCTGAATTATAATAATTACCTCAAATATGGGGTGGTAAACCCACGCACTATTTTTTCGCGTTATTACATTAAAGTCAAACGCCCTGATAGCTTGGGGATGATCAATCTTTTAAATAGTAAAAGTTTGGTTGATACATTAAGATCTGTTCAGCCGAAATCGGCCCAATACAAGGCTTTACAAACCGCGTATTTGAATACAGATGCAGAAGATGAAAAGCGGATTTTGCTGTTAAATATGGAGCGCTTCCGTTGGAAAATGCCAGAGACAGGAGACAACTATGTGCAGGTAAATATTCCTGATTTTAAGTTAACCTGGTTTGATAAATCTGATACTGTAATTACAATGAAAGTTTGTGTTGGTGGGAAGCGTGAAAACGGTTACGAAGAGAAGTTAAAAGCCTTTGCAAAATCGGGTAATCTGGATGATAAACCAAAGAACCACGAGACGCCTTTATTGTTCAGTAAAATCAATTCTATTCAGGCCAATCCGATCTGGAATATTCCGGTAAGTATTGCGCAAAGTGAGATCTATTGGATGGCCAGAAAAGATCCATATTATTTATCGAACAGTAACATCAAAGTTTACTATAAAGACAAACTAATTGGTGAGCCCGATACCATCAATTGGAACAAGTATTCGAGGGATAAACTGCCCTTTAAATTTAAGCAGGGATCTGGCGGTGGAAACGCTTTAGGGAAATTCAAATTCATCTTCGATAATAGCTCGAGTATTTACCTGCATGATACCAATAACAAGAACGGATTTAACCTAACTAATAGGGCGATTAGTCATGGTTGTGTACGTATCGAAAAACCTCTTCAATTTGCCGAACTTTTAGTGAACGATTCTTACACTTATGACAAATTAAGGGCAGAAGTAGATTTACCACCGATAGACAGTACGCATGTGAAATGGTATAAAAAACGCATGGCGCAAAAGGCAGATACCACCAAAGCATTCCAATTAAAACCAGCTTGGTTCGGGCCAAAGAAATCTGTTCCCTTAATTATTACCTACATTACGGCCTGGTCGCAAAACGATAAGATTGAATACAGGCCTGATGTTTATGGTATGGATGAAAAACTTTGGGCTGCGATGAAGAAGTTTAGGTAG
- the hisIE gene encoding bifunctional phosphoribosyl-AMP cyclohydrolase/phosphoribosyl-ATP diphosphatase HisIE, whose translation MNIDISTLDWDKTAGLLPVIIQDYKTLEVLMLGYMNAEALEKTQAEGKVTFFSRSKNRLWTKGETSNNFLFVKELFVDCDNDTILIKTDAVGPTCHTGSRSCFKTDFNQNFIFELENIINDRYENPVEGSYINKMRGKGLNKIAQKVGEEGVETVIAALAESEEELIGEASDLVFHLLFLLKEKGLSIQDIAKNLEKRHQ comes from the coding sequence ATGAATATCGATATATCAACCCTTGATTGGGATAAAACAGCAGGCTTACTCCCTGTAATTATTCAGGATTACAAAACTTTAGAGGTTTTAATGCTGGGTTATATGAATGCTGAAGCATTGGAGAAAACGCAGGCCGAAGGCAAAGTAACTTTCTTTTCGCGTTCTAAAAACCGCCTTTGGACAAAAGGTGAAACCAGCAATAACTTTTTGTTTGTTAAAGAACTTTTTGTAGACTGTGATAACGACACCATTCTAATCAAAACGGATGCCGTTGGCCCAACCTGCCATACCGGTAGCCGTAGCTGTTTTAAAACAGACTTCAATCAGAATTTTATTTTCGAGCTGGAAAATATCATTAACGATCGATATGAAAACCCGGTTGAGGGCTCTTACATCAACAAAATGCGTGGCAAAGGTTTAAACAAAATTGCACAAAAAGTTGGCGAAGAAGGAGTTGAAACCGTAATCGCAGCACTTGCCGAATCGGAAGAAGAACTCATCGGAGAAGCATCAGATCTTGTTTTCCACCTATTGTTTTTATTGAAAGAAAAAGGTTTATCGATTCAGGATATTGCTAAAAATTTAGAGAAAAGACATCAATAA
- a CDS encoding NUDIX hydrolase, whose translation MIDQNIKVAVDAIVFGYEKGTLYVLAVQQRFGKLADRWVLPGGFILNDEPLLMAVERELKEEAGITVNYLEQLGTFGDDINRDERFRVISVAYFALVNPKNFVLKADTDAKDAKWFPVTGIPQLGYDHNEMVNLAHQRLKSKLTYQPIGFDLLDHEFLFSDLENLYCTILERDIDRRNFRKKILSFGIVAETDKVVKIGTSGRPGKLFTFDKTKYNQLLKDNFQFDIRFA comes from the coding sequence ATGATCGATCAAAATATTAAAGTTGCTGTTGACGCCATTGTTTTTGGCTACGAAAAAGGAACACTTTATGTGTTAGCCGTTCAGCAGCGATTTGGTAAATTGGCCGATAGATGGGTTTTGCCTGGTGGATTTATTTTAAATGATGAGCCTTTGCTTATGGCCGTTGAGCGCGAACTTAAAGAAGAGGCAGGTATAACGGTAAATTACCTTGAGCAGTTGGGTACTTTTGGTGATGATATCAATCGCGACGAACGCTTCAGGGTAATTTCTGTAGCTTATTTTGCCTTGGTTAATCCTAAAAATTTTGTATTAAAAGCCGATACCGATGCTAAAGATGCGAAATGGTTTCCTGTAACCGGAATTCCACAATTGGGTTACGATCACAATGAAATGGTTAATCTCGCACATCAGCGTTTAAAAAGTAAACTCACTTATCAGCCGATCGGTTTTGATCTGCTGGATCACGAATTTCTCTTTTCAGATCTTGAAAATCTGTATTGCACCATTTTAGAAAGAGATATAGACCGACGAAATTTCAGAAAAAAAATTCTAAGTTTTGGAATTGTTGCAGAAACCGATAAAGTGGTTAAAATAGGTACTAGTGGCAGACCAGGCAAACTTTTCACCTTCGATAAGACAAAATATAACCAGCTTTTGAAGGATAATTTCCAATTCGACATTAGGTTTGCGTAA